Proteins encoded together in one Penicillium digitatum chromosome 1, complete sequence window:
- a CDS encoding SPla/RYanodine receptor SPRY, whose product MQGLEASSLDALAGLPSTLSTVMSNPTTSPIGVVSSTLPLPTSIQTNPLISQQQIQASIQNVISSLSMGFRPEPMLVSGNSPGSTGKGILIGILSAFGSAAVAFVVLAIFFFFKYTRRGRIMLDRIGRPGEYDDEQAFLREEEAALESMDDLARSEYLRAKAFVQGNPPESVQTDISLSQFLAIQEKGVSAWEFQPELEIANCFVEGRTEIEFFDSECSVQTNLPIPKQNDVYYWEAKIYDKPDSTMIGIGVTTKPYPLFRMPGFHKTSVAYQSTGHRRLNQPFNSTPYGPPLLQGDVVGVGYRPRSGTVFFTRNGKKLEDVAHNYRSQNLFPTIGANGPCTIHVNFGQMGFVFIEGNVKKWGLAPMTGSLAPPPPYGSEQGSILLESGRESAAQISQRVYQNANYAASGSSLTHIPSHENAGEGSSRFALADAEGNDAAAADNQEPEAPPPEYSSPNGSRRGSDASECPPSFRASEDPNSSSNDSMDSDGQILPSYQTVAGRDLNEHNSEANNRS is encoded by the exons ATGCAGGGTCTTGAGGCTTCGAGCCTTGATGCGCTCGCAGGCCTGCCCTCGACTCTGAGCACGGTGATGAGCAATCCGACGACGTCACCAATTGGCGTTGTCTCCTCAACATTACCATTACCGACCTCGATACAAACCAATCCATTAATTTCGCAGCAACAAATACAAGCGAGCATTCAAAATGTTATTTCCTCTTTGTCGATGGGGTTCCGTCCCGAACCTATGCTGGTCAGTGGCAACTCGCCCGGGTCAACCGGCAAAGGTATCTTGATTGGGATCTTGTCTGCGTTTGGTTCGGCTGCCGTTGCATTTGTTGTTCTAGcgatctttttcttttttaaatATACACGCCGGGGCCGGATTATGCTCGATCGCATTGGCAGGCCTGGTGAATACGACGACGAGCAAGCGTTTTTGCGCGAGGAAGAGGCAGCTCTAGAGTCAATGGATGACTTAGCGCGATCGGAATATTTGCGAGCAAAAG CTTTTGTCCAAGGAAATCCTCCCGAATCGGTGCAAACCGACATCTCCCTATCGCAGTTCCTCGCGATCCAAGAAAAAGGGGTATCTGCCTGGGAATTCCAGCCAGAGTTGGAAATTGCAAATTGCTTTGTGGAAGGACGAACTGAGATTGAGTTTTTTGACTCTGAGTGCAGTGTACAAACCAATCTGCCAATTCCTAAGCAGAATGATGTCTACTACTGGGAGGCGAAGATATACGACAAGCCTGACTCGACCATGATCGGCATCGGTGTGACCACGAAGCCATACCCCCTTTTCCGAATGCCCG GCTTCCACAAAACCTCTGTTGCCTACCAATCCACGGGACATCGCAGACTCAACCAACCATTTAATTCCACCCCATACGGACCTCCACTACTTCAGGGCGATGTTGTTGGTGTAGGCTACCGACCTCGATCTGGCACCGTTTTCTTCACACGCAACGGCAAGAAATTGGAAGACGTAGCTCACAATTATCGCTCACAAAACCTCTTCCCCACCATCGGTGCTAACGGGCCTTGCACCATCCACGTGAACTTTGGTCAAATGGGATTCGTGTTCATCGAAGGCAATGTCAAGAAATGGGGCTTGGCCCCCATGACTGGCAGTCTCGCCCCGCCTCCACCCTATGGCAGCGAACAAGGCAGCATTCTACTCGAGTCAGGACGTGAGAGTGCGGCTCAAATCTCCCAGCGTGTTTATCAAAATGCAAACTACGCGGCCTCAGGCTCAAGT CTTACCCACATTCCTTCTCATGAAAACGCTGGCGAGGGATCCAGTCGATTTGCTTTGGCCGATGCAGAGGGCAATGATGCGGCAGCTGCCGACAATCAAGAGCCAGAGGCCCCGCCACCAGAATATTCTAGTCCCAACGGCAGTCGTAGGGGCAGCGATGCCTCTGAATGTCCACCTAGTTTCAGGGCTTCTGAGGACCCCAACTCTTCATCAAATGACTCCATGGATTCTGATGGTCAAATTTTACCAAGTTACCAAACCGTGGCGGGGAGAGATCTGAATGAACACAACTCAGAGGCCAACAATAGGTCTTGA
- a CDS encoding Peptidase D, putative has translation MRATRGAQGPVAQDVMINPLDSYNICVVTPTSCDKYPAKHHARNVARKLGASSGLIFLSGQPTISLRDSDQSRPFRQRRYFYYLSGVDEPDCSLMYNIEQDLLTLYVPDFDLHRAIWMGPTLSREDAQDRYDVDHVRYQASLKYELQVWLDERKQGSELYLIHDSEKPEHLPKDLPLDLERLGPAMDAARGVKDEYEIRMIRQANKVSGLAHRRILENIQTMSNEAQIEGLFLNACISHGARNQAYQIIAASGPNAAILHYDRNNESLDKKPLVCLDAGAEWNCYASDVTRTFPLTGEWPSDYVRDIYKLVERMQEECIQSIRKGARYLSLHDLAHDIAIEGLLALGVFKNGTNLEIRQSGASKVFFPHGLGHHVGLEVHDVSERSIMALDRGFDHPQYRPILNSTCLAPCTLSASLLEEGMVVTVEPGLYFSPLALANARHQPYARYIDFDVAEKYVHIGGVRIEDDILVTATGYENLTTAPKGEEMLAIIRGSA, from the exons ATGCGTGCAACTAGAGGTGCCCAGGGGCCTGTGGCTCAGGACGTCATGATCAATCCCCTCGACTCCTATAATATCTGTGTGGTGACACCTACCTCCTGCGATAAGTACCCAG CCAAGCACCATGCGCGCAACGTCGCCCGGAAGCTTGGAGCTTCAAGTGGCTTGATTTTCCTTTCCGGACAGCCGACAATTAGTCTGCGCGACTCCGATCAATCGCGTCCATTCCGTCAACGACGATACTTCTACTACCTGAGCGGAGTCGACGAGCCCGACTGCTCTCTGATGTATAATATTGAACAAGACCTGTTAACTCTCTATGTCCCGGATTTCGACCTCCACCGTGCCATTTGGATGGGTCCGACCCTTTCACGGGAAGATGCACAAGACCGATATGACGTGGACCATGTACGGTATCAAGCCTCGCTCAAATATGAGCTGCAGGTGTGGCTGGACGAGCGAAAGCAGGGCAGCGAGCTGTACCTCATTCATGACTCAGAGAAGCCCGAGCATCTACCAAAAGACCTGCCGTTGGATCTAGAACGGCTCGGGCCTGCTATGGACGCAGCCCGAGGCGTCAAGGACGAATATGAAATCCGGATGATCCGCCAGGCCAACAAAGTCTCGGGGCTTGCCCATCGGAGAATATTAGAGAACATTCAGACGATGTCCAACGAGGCGCAGATTGAGGGGTTATTTCTGAACGCCTGCATCTCGCACGGTGCACGGAACCAGGCATACCAAATTATCGCGGCATCGGGCCCCAATGCGGCTATCTTACACTACGACCGAAATAACGAATCTCTCGACAAGAAACCCCTTGTCTGTCTCGATGCCGGCGCCGAGTGGAATTGCTATGCAAGTGACGTGACGCGCACCTTCCCGCTTACCGGCGAGTGGCCCAGTGATTACGTGCGAGATATCTATAAGCTGGTAGAGCGCATGCAAGAGGAGTGCATCCAGTCAATCCGGAAAGGGGCACGTTATCTATCACTCCACGATTTAGCCCACGACATTGCCATTGAGGGACTCCTGGCTCTGGGTGTGTTCAAGAACGGTACAAATCTCGAGATCCGTCAATCTGGCGCATCTAAAGTCTTCTTCCCACATGGTCTGGGTCATCATGTCGGCCTTGAAGTCCACGATGTTTCGGAGCGGTCAATTATGGCTCTTGACCGGGGGTTCGATCACCCTCAATATCGCCCGATCTTAAACTCCACTTGTCTTGCGCCATGCACTCTTTCCGCGTCGCTACTGGAAGAGGGAATGGTTGTGACCGTGGAGCCAGGGCTCTATTTCTCTCCTTTGGCTCTTGCCAATGCGCGCCATCAGCCGTACGCTCGATACATTGATTTCGACGTTGCTGAAAAATATGTTCATATTGGTGGAGTGCGCATTGAAGATGATATCCTCGTGACTGCTACGGGGTACGAGAATCTCACCACTGCACCAAAGGGCGAGGAAATGCTTGCCATCATTAGAGGATCTGCATAG
- a CDS encoding Putative Mitochondrial phosphate carrier protein, producing MGRCFLPSLNNTLFPQFTSVFSAMWITRGISLVNFGVASSALAFQVFVLYPWHNQLDDEFKSLKKEHQRVLKQLDLRKITA from the exons ATGGGTCG GTGCTTCCTGCCCTCTCTCAACAACACACTCTTTCCGCAGTTCACC TCAGTCTTCTCCGCCATGTGGATCACCCGTGGAATCTCGCTCGTCAATTTCGGAGTCGCCTCTTCAGCGTTGGCATTCCAAGTCTTCGTCCTATACCCATGGCACAACCAGTTGGACGATGAATTCAAATCCTTGAAAAAGGAACACCAGCGAGTACTGAAACAGCTCGATCTACGCAAAATCACGGCTTGA